In Labrus mixtus chromosome 9, fLabMix1.1, whole genome shotgun sequence, the DNA window TTTGGTTCTTCTGACAGGAGCTTACGACCATGATTTGTTgtgcaaacacatgcaggagGTATTGGTATCGTGTTATCCCTGCATGAAACTTTGACACTCCGTGTGACTGTTTTCTAGAAAGAAGATCACCTGCTGAATTTATAGTTTGATCTGCAAGAAGACTTTGTTCTAAAAAGTTTATTCACGATAAATCACCTTAGATTTTGGGGAAGATTATAAAGCTATTAACAACTGTcattggaaaataaacattgcTGATTTCCTCTCATGAGCTTCATGAGCTGTTGagttaaacttgtttttttttttttaatgaattttgTGTCGACATATTTGTCCTCAGATTAATCACGTCTTCTATACTTCCAGGTTTCAACATCTACACTTCACCAAAAGAAACACTCcacccaaaacattttttttaataatacttACACCCACTCCCATGACCTAGTTAGTCATTGAAATGCTTACCCTTTCTACCTACATAGACACAAAGGGATGCGCGTGTGTGCAAGatgacacatgcacatgcacgtacacacacacacacacacacaaacacacacacacacacacacacacacacacacacacacacacacacacacaaacacacaacacattattTTCATCAAAGCAGTTGTCGGTGCCAAAGACAGCAGCCTTGAACAATGCAGCTCTATTGATCCTCCTAAGCTGAGGATAACAACCTATCTCTGTAGACACCAAGGGTATATAAACTATGTATCAACTTAAACGATATGATCATGACAACTAATCCCTGCACAATACAATCATCATCCTCCATTTGGTTCTTGATGCTGCAGGCTCTCCTTTGGCATCATTACTTCTAACACTTTGCCAGCTATCTTCTACTTCTAGTGCGACACTGTTCTCCGCAGCATGTGACTCAGGAATCTCTCAGCGGTGCACAACATAACAGGCATTCATGCCCCATCTAATACCTACAGCGTGTCATGCTGAATGTGGAGTTGCAAAGCAGGGTCATAAACAAGAGGTGACAAATACTTAACATCTGCTTACATGCATGTATTTAATCGCATAGAAGGACGTCAACGCTGGTGACAGTATGTACAACTCTTAACTCAACAGGTTACAGCAAGTGCATAACAAAATGTGGACCGGCTGGTTTTCACTAAGACCCAGTGTAGCACACATGTTGGATAAATGCCATTTAAATCCTACTCTGACAGGAAGGTTTGGATGGATTGCAATTGTTTTGTGATCAACCCTGCCAGTAAGGTAATAGAAAACTGAGACATTTAAATTCTAGGTAAACATAAAATTCACGATGAACCAATTatgattgatttttcttttcgtGGTTACACTTGTAATTACCAACAGCATTCATGTACTAACAATGTGGTGAACCtcaaataataatattacagaAGTAGCATTGAGTCAGGTAAAATCACTATTTAAATCACTTCTGCTGAAGTCACAAAACTTCCCAAAAAGGCCAtagagaacttttttttataaagtataGCCTCGGCTTTAAGACTGATTTTAAAGTTACTTATGAAGATGCTGTGCCGGCTGCATTTCAGACTAAGCCACATCATACATCAATGTCCAGCAGCCTTCTCTtaagctttctttttttggttgtaGACTGTGAGGCATGCCAGGCAGGAATGGTAACATCTGATTTTCATTAGTTTGAGAGCAAGCTCCTCCTCGCATTCAAGGCGCCTCACAATGGACGAGAAAACCACCGAAATAACTTTTCAATAGAGAAGTTCTTTTCATGACTGTGTAGCCTACTTCCATTTGAGCTACGAAACGCACACACCTTTACGATACAACAAGCCATCGTCAGCCCTCTCTGCGTAATGTCTTACACGCTACGGGACTTAAATAAATCCTTACCTCAAATTAATGAGAGCCTCTTTTGTTCCGCTGTCCCAAAAATCCCCGTTTAAAGCTTCTTGTTCCTTCCTGAAGTCGGGTTGCTTAGTCCGTGCTTCTGTCTGGCGTCGCTTGCTCCAGACATTTAGTCATAACAGCGAACTGAGTGGAGTTATTTTGGCTCAGAGTCCAGCCCCTCTGGCTCACTCTGCTGTTGAAACCGGAGCCAGGTGTTTCAGCCACAGCTGGCCCAGGTGAAGCATCGTGTCTGAACTACAGTTTTTATTGACGTTAAttgtatagaatagaatagaatagaattactttattgatcccaaactgggaaattgtggcgttacagcagcaggttatccaaacacacaatatgagtaaaaaacacaatattagcaaatagaACAGGATGTCTGCATGTTGCGTACTTTGTGGAGGCACATAACCTACAGCAGTCAATTTTAAACGAAAGGAGTTACAATTaagtatggaagcccatttccgccagtaaaaaataaataaaaatgaaaataataaagtctcataatttcaactttttatgtcattattttgactttttatgtcattattttgacttatctcattattatgactttattatttttatttttatttttttaactggcggaaatgggcttccataatTAAGTATCAAAGTAatctatatttaataaaatatcaacaaaaatacattgtatttatttacaattagGCTAGACCATATTTAATATTCACAATATTTAGGCCATTAGGAAAAACTTGTAGGCCTatatgcatgattatgaccacTTTTACAAACTATGAActgtatattttaaatatgaactACAGTGTACAACGAGCTGTTCCCTTCTGCATGATGTGACGTAGGCTATATTTTCAGAATAGGCCAGCTGTATCTACGATGCCTCTGATGTATTGTATAAGTGATACTCTTTTGGGAAATTGTTTGTGGTAGAGGTGCTGCTTGGggcagtaggaaacctccctatggggccccatctgacagcattcactctcattgccctgctgagCCCtagttggagggccccccaataaattttgcctggggccccaactGACTCTATAGAATCGCCTCTGGTGGTAGATGTTTATGTGATCAGTATATATGATAATCTTGTTAACAATTGTTAATGGGTTTTAATGTAATTTAGTAGACAAACAAGATGCATATTCTTTCCTactaatttgttttgtttcctattttatttaagtatttgatagatcagattaaaatgtattttcatgttATAAACAAAATCTTACAGTTACAGGCCTGTATGTTTGGGTATGTGAGCAACTATTCATATGAACTGAACAATTGattaaaatcaattaattaattaattaacactGAATGCAACACATGAATGCATTGACGAGACACATGACACACATTTAATTTTCTAACAGTTTTATTGGCCTGGGCATCAATTACCAAAATGTACTCCGTGAGAGATATAAACATAACTTTTGCCTCTTTTTGAGACTTCAAAAGTACTCAATAAACGGAAACCACGactgttctctctttttcacatgCAGCAGTCGTTCGATAAAAGTATTACTTTAAGATctgtagtgttgttgtttttttagctcaGGTACTTTTGGCTTGTAACATAAGAGTGATTGaatcgttttaaaacatgtagtaTCAAAAGTAACTGAAGTATTTTCACATCTTTGCTTTACATATCTTCCTTTTCTGCATATTTTTACCCATTACATTACACCTCCCCGGTTCTGATAAAattgagtgtgtttacattgaGTATCCTGGTTGGTCCTAAAACTAAGGCAAACTGCAGTATCTGACACCTTCTTCATGGTGAAACCAACTCAAACTGCAGTATCTGACACCATCTTCATGGTGAAACCAACTCAAACTGCAGTATCTGACACCATCTTCATGGTGAAACCAACTCAAACTACAGTATCTGACACCATCTTCATGGTGAAACCAACTCAAACTGCAGTATCTGACACCTTCTTCATGGTGAAACCAACTCAAACTGCAGTATCTGACACCATCTTCATGGTGAAACCAAGGCTGCAGTAAGTGTCACTTACTGCAGCCTTGGTTTCACAGTGTATTTTATAAATACTGcgtaactaaaaaaaaaacaatatctctGGGAAATGAAGCAGTAGAACTATGAAACTCTCACAGGTTGAAGAGCAGATACTGCACTTACGATTTGTGCAAAAAAGTGAATTTCACAAAAAGTGTAGATAATGCACTTTGGCTTTGTAGGGCAGAATAATGCTGGTGTTACTGGTTCAATCaaatttgaataaaacaaaagattaaTCTCATATCCAGGAACAATATCACAATATAACTGATTGTAGAAACTAATTGACCACTTTTGAGTTTTCAGTGTATTCGTAGGATCACTGGAAACGCTTAAAAGTTGTCAAAAAAGTGAGCAAACTACTGTGAAACATTGACCTGGTTATATTTTATTTACGAGGGGGCGGGCTTTATTGAGTCCGTCAAttattaaacgtcatcacgtaGCCTGAACGTCAACGTGCTCCGCCGTACGGTGGTGGTGAAGTATTTCCGCAAAGATGGTGGTCGGTGCCTTCCCAATCGCCAAGCTCCTCTACCTTGGAGTGAGGCAGATGAGCAAGCCTTTGGCGAACCGAATAAAAGCGGGAGCCCGGAGGAGCGAATTCTTTAAAAATTACGTCTGCTTGCCGCCGGCACAGTGTGAGTAACCGAGTTAAAAGCGATGAGTGACCGCTAGATTTCAGTGTCAGACAGCCGACCCATGGATAACCGAGGACGGCCACAACTACCAATGAGATTGCGTTTATCAGAACCGCATGTCCAAtacttttcatgcttttatccTGTCGACCAATCGTAGCCCGGCAGGTTCGAAAGAGGGCGGGTCTTTCCTGTCATTGAGCAGGTTGTAGTTTTAGCTTGACAGCGGGGTGAATTGTTGTGGCCCCCTCTCCTGTCCAGATTATAACACCGGAAAATAACAGATATAATATTTGATGACTGTTGTTTGGGGACATAAATTGTTCCtgtttgttaaaagaaaacctTCCATATTGGAAGAAAGCTAGAGCTCTTTCGGTATCATAATAACTAGCCTACATGTGTTTATTAGGCTTCACTAAATAAAATCCTTCTTCCTCGATTCATTTTCAGAAGATTTACTTAATTAAGTCTCcataaggggaaaaaaacacaatagtaAATGTAAAGGTGAGCCAATCTTtccattttcaaacacaaaaccttCTATTAGGACAAATTAAAGGGATATGTGATCATTCAAATAAGCATTTAACTCTTGATTGACTCACCTTTTCTGTACCagattataaatatatatcattgACAGTGCATACATCTGCTGGAACAATTTGCAGTAACTGAGATAATGCACTAAATACCAACCACCAGCAAACACACTGTCATTTCTTCCAGCTGCACCGGACAAAACgtgcaaacatttaaatattaattcttaatagatatatagatagttttactttattgatcccaaactgtgaAATTGTGGTAATAGTAGTTAGTACCTTTTAGTGGCATTCGACTACTAAATAAGGGCAACAAAAATGTGATTAAGAGGTTTAGCGTGCGTTGCATACATAATATATGTAAACAAATGAATCACATTGCATTCttctcatatttattttactgttcacctgctcattttatttatttatttatttatttattagcacacatataagaatacatcaaaataggattaacaaaaacataacaggcttatacaagggacctcacctcttaagagacaaataaaacaactaaacaaatcgaattacacaatttcaaaacaaaattaaatataaacacatatacagtaacctGTACacgtattcacacacacacttagacacatgcatacaatagaaagactgagaatgttaaccctctatcagctaaatgaaacagacattgatctattaaaaatggAGTGAAATGAGTGAGttgatggaaaacaaaatatattttaaatatgcaaaagtttgacctcatggattaaatgtgaagacagtttccttttaaaaatctctgtaGGCATGAAGAAACTGCGAGCAACACTCTTAATCATATTGAagcaaagcctgagtgatgctGTGCTCTGCATGTTCTTTGTCCTCACAGTTTATCATTGGATTGAGATGAGAACAAAGATGCGGATCATGGGCTTTCGGGGTTCCACCATTAAGCCGCTGAATGAAGATGCGGCTGCAGAGCTGGGTGCGGAGTTGCTGGGAGAGGCGATCATCTTCCTTGTTGGCGGTGGATGTATGGTGCTGGAGTACAGCAGGCAAGCTGCTAACTCTCGCCGCAAAGAAGAGGAGCTGACCGAAACCATCACAGGCCTACAGACTAATATAGCAGAACTAACACTAACAACAGAGACTTTAGATGCTCAACTGAGAGAGATGAACAGGCAACTGCTATCGTTTCCTGTTCCCACCAATAAATGATCTACATTTGTTCTTTGCTATATGGCAAGGCTGATAACTCCCTGCTTCACACACTTTCTCCTGCCCGTACAACTGGGTGGTTGAGGTTGATACAAGCATATCTGTGTATTGTGGATTTGAGTGCTGTAATTAGCTCAAGTTTTGAGCAAATAGTTGTAAAGGGGGAATGCTATGATATTCATAGTGTATTTCTGTGGCTGATCCTGCATGTTGATTATAAAGTTCACTGTACATAAAGATTTACAGTAAAGGGCGATGGtgactttaaagaaaatatattttataaaatgcTCCAGAAAATTTGATTGTCATTATATCAGTGGTCGCCATGGACATTAATAACTTACTTAATCCTTACTTAATTCACTGCTGTAGGCTATTGCTATCAATTGTAAGCGACTTTAGGTTAAAAGAAGAACTCTGGTTGGATTCAGTCTTGGGACATTTCAAGTTGCATTAGAACTGTAAATCTCTTTTCTGGTTCATGTACATTGGATGTGATGAAAGCTGTAAAGGagttgtgtaaaataaaattatttGAAGTCTGTTTATAGAGTTCGTGtcatatttcacaaaaaattaaattataataCTTTCTTCTTATTGAAACCTGATTATTGTCATAGTTAATCCTTTAATTTTTTACAGTCTACAAGACTTGTGAGAACTATGAAAGTCCTCATTTTAGGTCGTATGATAAGGTCTGGTTTGTTGGTGCTAAATTCAGCATATAAACAAATTATGTTCCATTCAAAATTTTGCATAAAATGTatcccacaaaaaaaaattgaaagatTTGCATCTTATACtgaatactcttttttttgtggactTGAGTAAGAAACATCCCATCATTTGTTGAATCTATGTACATACACTAAAATACTTTGGGCTGCTGTTCAACATTAGCCTATATAAGGAGAACAACAGGACAAATGATTGATTTACAGGAAAAATaagttttcatttaatttgaagACGAggaaacaaccttttttttttttacagctgattCTGATGATAGGAAAATTAATCATACACAGAAAAAGTGGACAGACTCCAAACTTTCCACGTTTTCTACAAGAATTGCGTCAATGGGCCAGGttacccttgtgaaagagatcctaaTCTcaatctggttaaataaaggttaaataataaaattaaaaatgataaacataATTGCAAGCAAGGAAGCCGCTAACACAAACACtatttttaaaaggttaaatataggctcaaattaataaataaaaaaaattctaatttCTGTGCCTGGTGAAAATCCCTAATGTTTTGTATGTATTTCCTGTTCTGTAAATGTATcggtttaataaaataaattaaaaaaaacgaaaaaaaaccaaagataATGTTATATTGTACAATATTGATCTACCCAGTTTAAATCCAGAATAATTTATGAATAATTTATTACACGTGCATATCGGCGTAAATGTGTAATTATTTTGAAACTGCTGCCAGTCTTATTTTGTGTGGTCTTCTCGACTTCCGGTTTTAGGTTTCGCTCTCGATGACGACACCAGGGGGCAgcactcattcattcactctTCCTATCTTCTATCACAACTGACCCGCGCAACTCGCGAGAGAAGAGGTAGgcctcaactttatttattctttattttgcaTCACAACTTACACACCGAGCAAACATTACAAACGCCACAGGGACGgtataaaacacagagtaatGTTTGCAGCGTGTGTACAGCCACGCTAAGTTGTGCAAAAGTTACTTCTCTATCGGTTGTAGCGACGTTAGCTCACCCAAGGCTAACACGGCTAGCAACACAGCGGCAACTTGAGGTAAACAACTTCACGCATATTCAAGCTGCAAGCATGTTTTGCGATCATTTTTGTAGACGTGTGCAGTTTTTAACTCAGAATAAAGCACTTCAAAGATAGTTAGTGTGAACATATAAATGCATGTGTGCAGTCAGTGTGCACCCAGCGCTTGTAGcaaagctaacatgctaatgtagCATTAGACGGGCTGAGACGATCTGCCGCCATCGGGTATCGATTTTTAAACAGTGAGGCGCAATGTTGTAAGATGTCCCCTGCtgactttgttttactttttgtttagGTAGCAACATCggaaaactgaaacaaacaccaAAAAACACACGATGAGTGTTGACGTAAAGAAACTGAAAGTGAACGAACTAAAAGAGGAGCTGCAGCGCCGCGGCCTGGACACCAAAGGCCTGAAGGCAGATCTGGTGGAGAGGCTGAAAACTGCTCTGGAGGCTGAAACTAACACTGATGCGACTGAGCAAGGGGACCAGGAGGATGCATACTATCAGGAAACCCCAGAGAACGAAGAAGACGAGGATGTAGAGGATGCAGAAGAGCAACAGGGTAAGCCTTATTGATGcatactttaattaaatatttaactgcTCTGCAGGATTTTGATTATATGTGTTTGATCTCTGAAGGGTCAATGATGGCTTCTGCATTTAATCACCATATTTAACCATataatctttattattattgtatacaaggacacaacgaaacttCCTTAGCAGCAATCttaagtcaactttattgtcaatttaaaaatatgccagacatgcAGTTGAATGTAcagaagttgtttgtgtttacatctaATGAGGAGGATCATAGATGgagatttaatttttaaaagtcCATCTGCACGtactacattaaaacaaatgtgtatttcagtaaatggagttaaattagGGAATTATCtcgataatcatttaaaaagctgctcaactatcattcaatttaaaagaatgtataaagaaaagtttctgggaaattatgaatgtattgagttaactgattgtatttgattgtttctatatttttttaatctactttttgttttgtgaaagaaagaaagagaaaacaacaggttacaacatcttattctgttaaacagtatcttgtgttattaggaaaAGGGGGAgcaggtattataagttttcttcttcctgctcctgtttgctcatgaacagtgtttcagtattatgagaaaatattttgttgttgtgtattatggtgttgtaaccaaacactgaaatgagcaaataaatcagaTATGAAAATTAATCGAAATtgtgtttgtctccgtcccacggtgcaatacaaccaaaataagataaataatatttacagtaataaattctaaattgtgcaaaggtacaaaacaaaatggtaaataaaataaaatttaaagaaaaagtaaacttgtgcaatgtgcagtaaactgagtgtacttttaaactgcagcgtttacaaaaacaacaacaacaaaatatatatttgtggtgatacGAGAGAGAAGTATGCAAAAAAAGTGGCCAgagcaattgctgttcagtgaatatGGGGGTATGGGGAAACACATACAAAACCAACATTCATCCCATTTCCAtgctacagaaaaaaagttataaGAATTGTAAATAGATCTGATTATTACGAACCAACTAACACACTATTTATTAACATACAGGCTTTAAAATTCAGCGATCTAGTAGATCTAAAAACTGCTCGGATAATGTACAAGGCACACAATCATTTGCTTCCGAACAGTATTCAGAGGTTTTTTGAAACTAGAGAGAGCCGGTATGAACTAAGGGGACAGGTGTGTCtaaaaaaccaaaggtaaggacaaacataaagaacaggtgtatttCGGTAAAATGGGTTAATTTGTGGAAGACTTGTGCCATTGAATTAAGAATGtgtagttcactttccagatttaaatttttgtgaaaaaaattggtgtttaacaaatatagaaggtcggtttgattattttttgtgagtgtgacttctgttttgttttgttgggttGAGGAGTTTGTCCACAGCTCTGGGATATTAAACATTGTTATAagtttctgtaaataaaaataatatttcaagtAATATAATTCTgcgttttgttttcttattggATCTCCCTTTCCATTACAGAAGCTGCTGAGGACTCTGGTGATGATGCGGATGAAGGCGAAGGTGAAGTGGAACCAGATGCCGAAGTGGAACAAGATGCAGAAGCGGAAGAAGATGGTGAGGACGATGTTCttcaagaggaagatgagggtAGAGACTCTGGTGGTTACTACGAGGACGAGGAAGCAGAAGGCGAGCCTTATGAAAGCCGTCCAACTTCAGATTCGGGACACAGCATGCCTGACTTCACAGCAGATGTTGATGTAAACAAAGCCGAACACATGTCTGAGGAGGAAACTAAGCCTGTGGAAGAGCCTGAGCCCGAGCCAGAGCCAGAGCAGAACCTTCAAAACATACCAGGTAATTTTCAACACAACCTGCTCTGTACATGAAAAGCTTTGTCTGCAGGGGCATTTTGTGCACGCTTTCCCCCGTTTGATTAACTTCGATTTGTAAAGCTCTTCTAACTGAACATGGAGCTcattgtcatttttcttttatcactttAGAAGTCAAAGTGGAGGTGAAAATGGAGGATGAAGCGGAGGCTGCTAGTGACGAACAGGAAAGGCAGGATAGCCCTGAAGCGGAACAACAGCAGGAGCAAGATGCCGTAAAGGCTGAGCAAGTGAAAGCTGAGTCTGACAAGGGTGGAAACAGCCGCAAGAGACCATACGAGGAGAGCAGAGCCTATGGTTACTATGAGCATCGCGAAGACAAGAGGTAATCTTCTCACCAGAAGATCTGTTGTATTGTATTGGACTTGTATTTGGTTCTCTAAATAAGCACATGTACAATTTACCAACAGAGCCATGGTGATATTGAACAGCCCTTAATTTTCTAGTTGTATACATTCTGTCAATGAGAGCGCCTGTTAACCTCATACTCTGCTGATATTGTACAGATCCCGCACTCCACAACCCCCcgctgaagatgaagaggagaacatAGATGACACTCTTGTTACGATTGATACATGTAAGTGGTTTCAATATAATTCATGCttgtaattaattaattaatccaGTTAAAACGCTGGAActgaaataacagaaaacaaaaactgataaattttctgtgtttttgttttctttcttcagacAACTGTGATCTGCACTTCAAAGTGTCCAGAGATCGCTACAGTGGTTATCCACTGACCATCGAAGGCTTCGCTTACCTTTGGGCCGGAGCGCGAGCTTCACATGGTGTCACCCAGGGTCgtgtgtgttttgagatgaAGGTAATGAATTTATTTAATTCTCCATGGCAGACATTTTCTTCAAATAATACGATAAATAAAACGTAAACAAGTGCTTAGTTTTCTGTCAGAGCTGGTGTATTTGTCTGGTGAAACATCCAATAACTAAATAATCTGTACTTTGTTAACAAGAGACACAAAAGTTTTATTTCTGACACTATTCATGAGCAGACCCTTTGTTTTTGGATTTCTTGTTAACTTGCAATCACTTAAAATTTGAGTGTGACACTGGTACTACAATGACTTTCCAACTGCAGATTCTCTGACAGCATCTATGCATGATTTTGATCTAATTCTTCCTCTGCTCTTCAGCTAAATGAGGAAATTCCTGTAAAGCACCTGCCTAGTAGTGAGCCCGATCCCCATGTGGTCAGAATTGGATGGTCTCTGAACCACTGCAGCACTCAGCTTGGTGAGAGGAGCAGTTCTCCAAAACATTAGGCGACGTGTAAACAAGAAGGTAAATGCTGCGATTGAAAGATTACATTTCGTTCTGTCATCTTTTAGGTGAGGAGGCCTTTTCTTTTGGGTATGGTGGAACAGGAAAGAAATCCTCTGACTGCAAGTTTGCAGACTTTGGTGAGAAGTTTGGTGAAAACGATGTCATCGGCTGTTACATTGTGAGTACTCAATCTAGAAGTTGAATGTATCGTGTTCTTATAACATTAAGTATCATTTGgattattaaatatttcatcataTTGTATTACAAAGCACTTACTATGTGGAGTCAATGTGATTAATTTGTAAtaagttttgtgtttcttacaAATATTTATGGTCAGAATTTGGtatagttgttgtagttttctGTCCATGTTGTTGCCAGAAAAGTAACCAGCAAAAAATTGATTTGGTAAGCAGGTTTCATACAGCTGCATAGACTTTGAGGAGCTATTGTGTGAACATTAATTTCAGGGATTGGATGCCATAGTTGTTGTAAATTAAGATGGgggaaaaatacaattaatataaTGGGTTTTTCTTCTCTTATGAATTATTTGATTTTAGGACTTCGACAGCGGAGACGAGGTGGAGATGGCCTACTCAAAAAATGGAGTTTCGTTGGGTGTTGCTTTCCGGACAACAAAGGAGGCACTGGCAGGCCGTGCCCTGTTCCCTCATGTCCTGGTGAAGAATTGTGCTGTTGAGTTCAACTTCGGACAGAAGCCGCAGCCCTACTTCCCCCCACCAGAGGGATACACCTACATCCACAATCTTGAGATGGAAGACAAAATCAGAGGGACTAAGGGACCTGCAACCAAATCTGATTGCGAGGTAGGAAGGTTCTTATAACTACAGAAAAGTATGTGGTCGTTTTGTGCAAAAAATGAAGTTGTTATTACCATTGGAAGCACCACACATGCAGACCAAAATGAGAAAGCATGTCAATCCCTTTTTAGTAAACTTAGTTTATGCCAAACATGGTGATTGTAAATAGTCAAGAAatagatgaaaacagaaaaacatattGAGCTTAATTAAGTTGTTGAATTTAAAGAGATGACATATATGTCCAaggtgaaatacattttggttG includes these proteins:
- the opa3 gene encoding optic atrophy 3 protein homolog, translated to MVVGAFPIAKLLYLGVRQMSKPLANRIKAGARRSEFFKNYVCLPPAQFYHWIEMRTKMRIMGFRGSTIKPLNEDAAAELGAELLGEAIIFLVGGGCMVLEYSRQAANSRRKEEELTETITGLQTNIAELTLTTETLDAQLREMNRQLLSFPVPTNK
- the hnrnpul1 gene encoding heterogeneous nuclear ribonucleoprotein U-like protein 1, whose translation is MSVDVKKLKVNELKEELQRRGLDTKGLKADLVERLKTALEAETNTDATEQGDQEDAYYQETPENEEDEDVEDAEEQQEAAEDSGDDADEGEGEVEPDAEVEQDAEAEEDGEDDVLQEEDEGRDSGGYYEDEEAEGEPYESRPTSDSGHSMPDFTADVDVNKAEHMSEEETKPVEEPEPEPEPEQNLQNIPEVKVEVKMEDEAEAASDEQERQDSPEAEQQQEQDAVKAEQVKAESDKGGNSRKRPYEESRAYGYYEHREDKRSRTPQPPAEDEEENIDDTLVTIDTYNCDLHFKVSRDRYSGYPLTIEGFAYLWAGARASHGVTQGRVCFEMKLNEEIPVKHLPSSEPDPHVVRIGWSLNHCSTQLGEEAFSFGYGGTGKKSSDCKFADFGEKFGENDVIGCYIDFDSGDEVEMAYSKNGVSLGVAFRTTKEALAGRALFPHVLVKNCAVEFNFGQKPQPYFPPPEGYTYIHNLEMEDKIRGTKGPATKSDCEILMMVGLPACGKTTWATKHAEANPEKKYNILGTNAIMDKMKVMGLRRQKNYSGRWDVLIQQATQCLNRLIEIAARKRRNYILDQTNVYGSARRRKMRPFEGFQRKAIVICPTDEDFKERTLKQTNEQGKDVPDHAVLEMKANFTIPEACDFLEAVTYIELQHDEAETLLKQYNEEGRKAGPPPEKRFDNRQGGFRGRGSGTVQRYDNRDGSRGGYQNRSGDGGSGYRGGYNRGSYNQSRWGSSYREGGSDSRGGYNRSQPSAGSYNRPAPYNKGGYNQGYSQTYSQGYNQGSYNQNYYSNYSQYPGYSQSYSQTPTTAQTYNHHQQQPQPQQPQQTQQTQQTQQSYNQQYQQYAQQWQQYYQNQNQWNQYYSQYGSYPGQGSQGSSSGSQ